From Gimesia panareensis, the proteins below share one genomic window:
- the aroA gene encoding 3-phosphoshikimate 1-carboxyvinyltransferase has product MPDTYQVQPVSAPLNGTVRPPGSKSITNRALVVAALAEGQTELTGVLDSRDTQVMIESLNRLGIQVDHDPENCSVVVQGCGGRIPATEASLWLENSGTSIRFLTALCSAGQGEYVLDGNDRMRQRPIQDLVDSLQQLGVDVACEEGTGCPPVRVKARGLKGGETSISGSVSSQYLSALLMVAPAAMGPTSITILGEMVSKPYLDITLGVMAQFGVTIDRVQNDVWRIQPQTYQRPGAYDIEPDASAASYFFAAAAITGGSVTVEGLNQDALQGDINFIRVLEDMGCTIKRDRNSITVQGQPLKGIDVDMNDISDTAQTLAAVALFAEGPTCIRNVGHIRHKETDRLAAISTELRRMGIQVEETEDSVTIYPGEIQPAVIETYDDHRMAMSFALVGLKIPGIQIADPGCTAKTYPRFFDDLERLCGQTS; this is encoded by the coding sequence ATGCCCGACACTTACCAGGTTCAACCAGTTTCCGCTCCGCTCAACGGAACTGTCAGACCCCCCGGCTCCAAGAGTATCACCAACCGTGCCTTAGTTGTTGCAGCACTGGCCGAGGGCCAGACGGAACTGACAGGTGTTCTCGACAGTCGCGATACCCAGGTGATGATCGAAAGCCTGAATCGCCTGGGGATTCAAGTCGATCATGATCCGGAGAATTGTTCGGTCGTGGTCCAGGGTTGTGGCGGCAGGATTCCCGCCACCGAGGCATCGTTGTGGCTGGAAAACAGCGGGACCAGCATCCGCTTCCTGACGGCACTCTGTTCGGCAGGACAAGGAGAATACGTGCTGGATGGAAACGACCGGATGCGACAGCGGCCCATTCAGGATCTGGTTGATTCCTTACAACAGTTGGGCGTCGATGTTGCCTGTGAAGAGGGGACCGGATGTCCTCCCGTGCGGGTCAAAGCGCGAGGATTAAAGGGAGGTGAGACTTCGATTTCGGGCAGCGTCTCCAGCCAGTACCTGAGTGCCCTGTTGATGGTCGCCCCGGCTGCCATGGGCCCGACTTCCATTACGATTCTGGGCGAAATGGTCTCGAAACCCTACCTCGATATTACCCTGGGCGTCATGGCGCAGTTCGGCGTCACCATCGATCGAGTGCAGAACGATGTCTGGAGAATCCAGCCGCAAACCTACCAGCGCCCCGGGGCTTACGACATCGAGCCGGATGCCTCTGCCGCCAGTTATTTTTTTGCGGCAGCAGCCATTACCGGTGGTTCAGTGACAGTCGAAGGGCTCAACCAGGATGCCCTGCAGGGGGATATTAACTTTATCCGCGTCCTGGAAGATATGGGCTGTACCATTAAACGAGATCGCAACAGCATTACCGTTCAGGGCCAGCCCCTCAAAGGGATCGATGTCGATATGAATGACATCAGCGATACTGCCCAGACTCTGGCAGCGGTCGCCCTGTTTGCCGAAGGTCCGACGTGCATCCGCAATGTGGGGCATATTCGTCATAAGGAGACCGACCGCCTGGCTGCGATTTCGACGGAACTCAGACGGATGGGCATTCAGGTGGAAGAGACGGAAGATTCCGTGACCATCTATCCGGGAGAAATCCAGCCAGCCGTGATTGAGACCTATGACGATCATCGGATGGCGATGAGTTTCGCTCTGGTAGGGCTGAAGATTCCCGGGATTCAGATTGCAGATCCGGGATGTACCGCGAAAACGTATCCCAGGTTTTTTGACGACCTGGAACGGTTGTGTGGTCAGACGTCGTGA
- a CDS encoding SDR family oxidoreductase, whose product MQKLIIGCGYVGSAVARKWLEEGYEVAALTRSEAHARQFSELGIRPIRGEVTQPETLQQLPEADTVLYAVGFDRSASRSRREVYVDGLEHVLSVMKERTQKIIYLSSTSVYGQSAGEWVDETSVCAPERENGQICLAAEQLFEKQGLLPGQTAGGSATAVILRLAGIYGPGRLLARMEQIKAGEPLLGRPDAWLNLIHLADIVNTILRCNTDIHLSSHYLVSDSRPVMRQEYYETLAQLLGAPPPHFAMAGDAELKSKSTRPNSTERAAGLNKRCNNNRLREELGVELQYPSIWEGLPQAIKNT is encoded by the coding sequence ATGCAGAAACTGATTATTGGCTGTGGATACGTGGGGTCAGCAGTGGCCCGCAAATGGTTGGAAGAGGGATACGAGGTCGCTGCCCTCACCCGCTCGGAAGCGCATGCGCGACAGTTTTCCGAACTGGGAATTCGACCGATCCGGGGGGAAGTCACCCAGCCTGAGACACTCCAGCAGTTACCCGAGGCAGATACGGTATTGTATGCAGTCGGCTTTGATCGCTCGGCCAGCAGATCGCGACGCGAAGTTTACGTAGACGGTCTGGAGCATGTCCTCTCGGTGATGAAAGAGCGAACGCAGAAAATCATTTACCTCTCGAGTACCAGCGTCTATGGTCAGTCAGCCGGAGAATGGGTTGATGAGACGTCCGTCTGCGCGCCAGAGCGGGAAAACGGGCAGATCTGCCTGGCAGCCGAACAGTTGTTTGAAAAACAGGGGTTATTGCCAGGTCAGACTGCAGGCGGATCTGCGACGGCAGTCATCCTCAGGCTGGCGGGGATCTACGGCCCCGGAAGACTGCTGGCCCGGATGGAACAAATTAAGGCGGGAGAGCCGCTGCTGGGGAGGCCCGACGCCTGGCTGAACCTGATTCATCTGGCGGATATCGTTAACACGATCCTTAGGTGCAATACGGACATTCATCTCTCTTCGCATTACCTGGTGAGTGACAGTCGCCCTGTCATGCGTCAGGAATATTATGAGACACTGGCTCAGCTGCTGGGAGCGCCCCCACCTCATTTTGCGATGGCAGGGGATGCAGAATTGAAGTCGAAATCGACGCGCCCCAACAGTACCGAGCGTGCTGCTGGTCTTAATAAGCGTTGTAATAATAATAGGTTACGAGAAGAGCTGGGAGTAGAGCTGCAGTACCCGAGTATCTGGGAAGGGCTGCCTCAGGCGATTAAAAATACCTGA
- a CDS encoding ribose-phosphate diphosphokinase, which yields MYDHLTLLSGRAHPKLAGEIAEYLGIRLASVELSNFPDGEISLKLNQNVRGRDVFIVQPTSPPVNDNLMELLILMDACRRASAERITAVIPYFGYARQDRKDSGRVPITSKLVANLINEAGADRVLAMDLHAAQIQGFFDTPVDHLYAAPILDRYFRSLNIPDKDLVVVSPDEGSIKRTLQHNNNIGGTLAIVDKRRKNALETQQANIIGGPIEGKIALLFDDMISTAGSIVGAVNVVKEHGAKEIYVGASHAVFCGPAIKSLSEAPIKEIVVTNSLPIPDQDKLSNLRTISIAPLLGEAIRRIHRNESVSHLFD from the coding sequence ATGTATGACCATCTCACCCTTCTCAGTGGACGAGCTCACCCTAAACTGGCTGGAGAAATCGCAGAATATCTTGGCATTCGGCTGGCCTCAGTCGAGCTGTCCAATTTCCCGGACGGGGAAATCAGCCTGAAGCTCAATCAGAATGTGCGGGGACGGGATGTATTCATCGTACAGCCCACCTCTCCCCCGGTGAATGATAACCTGATGGAACTGCTGATCCTGATGGATGCCTGCCGCCGCGCCAGCGCCGAACGGATCACTGCGGTGATTCCCTATTTCGGTTATGCCCGCCAGGACCGGAAAGACTCGGGCCGCGTCCCCATCACTTCGAAACTGGTCGCCAACCTGATCAATGAAGCGGGCGCAGACCGGGTTTTGGCGATGGACCTGCATGCCGCCCAGATTCAGGGCTTTTTTGATACGCCCGTGGATCACCTCTACGCTGCTCCCATTCTGGATCGCTATTTTCGATCCCTGAATATCCCTGACAAGGACCTGGTTGTGGTCAGCCCCGATGAAGGGAGCATCAAGCGGACACTGCAGCACAACAACAATATCGGCGGGACGCTGGCGATTGTGGATAAACGCCGGAAAAATGCCCTGGAAACACAGCAGGCTAACATTATTGGCGGCCCGATCGAAGGCAAGATTGCGCTGCTATTCGACGACATGATTTCCACGGCAGGCTCGATTGTCGGTGCTGTGAATGTCGTCAAAGAACATGGAGCCAAGGAGATTTATGTTGGTGCTTCTCACGCTGTGTTCTGTGGCCCGGCGATCAAGTCACTCAGCGAAGCGCCCATTAAAGAGATTGTCGTGACCAACAGTCTGCCGATTCCTGATCAGGACAAACTCTCGAATCTACGCACGATCTCCATTGCTCCCTTACTGGGAGAAGCGATTCGCCGCATTCACCGCAACGAATCGGTCAGTCATCTGTTTGACTAG
- a CDS encoding NTP transferase domain-containing protein, translating to MSAPAAVILAAGKSTRMKSELPKVLHPILGRPMIEYVLDAARTAGCEKIVVIVGHKAEEVKAALTQHSDVEFALQAEQKGTGHAVMMSAESLADHDGPVLVLAGDTPLLKGSTLSRLLDVQQQKQAACVVGTAITEANEGLGRIVRDAEGNFLRIVEQKDATPEEAAIQEINTGCFAFDGRQLFNALEQVKPDNNQAEYYLTDCAEILRKAGETVVAEAAFDIQEAMGVNTQEQLAEIAEILQRESAE from the coding sequence GTGAGTGCTCCTGCTGCTGTGATCCTGGCTGCCGGCAAAAGTACCCGGATGAAATCAGAACTTCCCAAAGTACTGCATCCCATTCTGGGACGTCCGATGATCGAATATGTACTGGACGCGGCCCGAACAGCCGGTTGCGAGAAAATTGTCGTCATCGTGGGACACAAGGCGGAAGAAGTCAAAGCGGCCCTGACGCAGCACAGCGATGTGGAGTTCGCACTGCAGGCGGAACAGAAGGGAACCGGTCATGCCGTGATGATGAGCGCAGAAAGCCTCGCCGATCACGATGGACCGGTGCTGGTCCTGGCAGGAGATACACCTCTGTTAAAAGGGAGTACGCTTTCCCGTCTTCTGGATGTCCAACAGCAAAAGCAGGCTGCCTGCGTGGTGGGAACCGCGATCACCGAAGCGAATGAAGGGCTGGGGCGGATTGTCCGCGATGCGGAAGGGAACTTCCTGAGAATTGTGGAACAGAAAGATGCTACCCCTGAAGAAGCAGCGATTCAGGAAATCAATACAGGTTGCTTTGCCTTTGATGGTAGGCAGTTGTTCAATGCCCTCGAGCAGGTGAAGCCGGATAATAATCAGGCGGAGTACTACCTGACGGACTGTGCAGAGATCCTGCGCAAAGCCGGGGAGACCGTGGTTGCAGAAGCGGCTTTCGATATTCAGGAAGCAATGGGCGTCAATACGCAGGAGCAGCTCGCGGAAATCGCAGAGATTCTGCAACGGGAATCAGCGGAATAA
- a CDS encoding NAD(P)H-dependent glycerol-3-phosphate dehydrogenase codes for MPAVPAIPDFSDSVTKDDEDMTTKVAILGGGGMATACASLLTENPETSVSMWVRKPEIADDINTHRENRRLLPGVKLAETVYVTSDVDAAVADADYLVIAIPTEFVRPALTSLKSHLTGESPVISVVKGIEKDTFYRPSEIINDVLGPRPVVALGGPSHAEEIARRLPASVVAASGDIELARATQELFSTDRFRVYTNIDIVGVELAGALKNVIAIAAGICDGGKYGDNAKSAIMTRGLVEMNRFGSSFGAEPATFSGLAGVGDLITTCMSPFGRNRKVGERLGRGETLQQILSSMEAVAEGVNTTRSVYNLSEEKGLEMPITTEIYRVLFEGKSPEDATHTLMTRPPREE; via the coding sequence TTGCCTGCTGTACCAGCGATTCCCGATTTTTCAGACTCAGTAACGAAAGACGACGAAGATATGACTACCAAAGTGGCAATTCTGGGCGGGGGCGGGATGGCAACCGCCTGTGCATCATTGCTCACAGAAAACCCAGAGACCTCGGTCTCGATGTGGGTCCGCAAGCCGGAAATTGCAGATGATATCAACACGCATCGGGAAAACCGCAGGCTGCTCCCGGGTGTGAAGCTGGCAGAAACCGTGTATGTCACTTCTGATGTGGATGCTGCCGTCGCGGATGCAGATTATCTGGTCATCGCGATTCCCACCGAATTTGTCAGACCGGCTCTGACTAGTCTGAAATCTCATCTGACAGGTGAGTCACCGGTTATCAGTGTGGTTAAAGGGATCGAAAAAGACACTTTTTACCGTCCCAGTGAGATCATCAACGATGTCCTGGGACCGCGCCCCGTCGTGGCACTGGGGGGGCCCAGCCATGCGGAAGAAATTGCCCGTCGACTGCCGGCCAGTGTCGTTGCTGCCAGTGGGGATATTGAACTGGCCAGAGCAACCCAGGAACTATTCAGCACAGACCGGTTCCGCGTTTATACGAATATCGATATCGTCGGTGTCGAACTGGCAGGCGCCCTGAAAAACGTAATTGCAATCGCCGCCGGGATCTGTGACGGCGGTAAATATGGCGACAATGCCAAATCAGCAATCATGACGCGGGGACTGGTGGAGATGAACCGATTCGGCTCGTCTTTTGGTGCTGAACCAGCCACGTTCTCGGGACTGGCGGGCGTGGGCGATCTGATTACCACCTGCATGAGTCCGTTTGGCCGCAACCGGAAGGTGGGCGAACGACTCGGCCGGGGAGAAACATTGCAACAGATCCTCAGCAGTATGGAAGCGGTCGCCGAAGGTGTTAATACGACCCGCAGTGTTTATAATCTGTCTGAAGAGAAAGGGCTGGAAATGCCTATCACGACCGAGATCTATCGGGTGCTGTTTGAAGGCAAGTCTCCGGAAGATGCCACTCACACCCTGATGACCCGACCTCCCCGCGAAGAATAA
- a CDS encoding outer membrane protein assembly factor BamB family protein, which produces MRFPALLLTVCCLLFSTAKSHAETWPQFRGTDGSGVSSETNLPAHWSAQEGLLWSASLPGRANSSPAITSKRVDLTTKTDDNGLWILSFDRKTGQQLLKVKVGTGSLNAPGPRNLWANRHNAATPSPMSDEQNIWAFFGSGLLVCLDVASGEIVWQKDMVKEYGAYDITFGMGSTPRLWGNLLIVTCMTKGPSYVVAFDKETGKEVWKANRKLPAQKDGADAYSTPTIFQRGNKTELLVSGSDHVNAYDPKTGKQLWIAGGLDIPSPFGRIIAAPVANQEMIIATSGNPGGGGLGYIKAFKQGASGNITKSGLLWKFDTATPDASTPLIMNGKLYMVSQKGVATCLNLKDGEPVWKKRMKGEYFSALVGGDNKVYFLSIEGLCTVVDASNGNVVAENQLPGTFYSTPAISDGVIYLRSFDKLYAIKGK; this is translated from the coding sequence ATGCGATTTCCTGCTTTGTTGCTCACCGTCTGCTGTTTACTGTTCTCTACGGCCAAATCCCACGCCGAAACCTGGCCGCAATTTCGTGGCACGGATGGCAGTGGCGTTTCCAGCGAGACCAATCTCCCCGCACACTGGTCGGCCCAGGAGGGCCTCCTCTGGTCAGCCTCCCTGCCCGGTCGTGCCAATTCTTCCCCGGCCATCACAAGTAAACGGGTCGACCTGACTACCAAAACGGACGATAACGGCCTCTGGATTCTCTCCTTCGACCGGAAGACAGGACAGCAACTGCTTAAAGTCAAAGTGGGAACCGGTTCTTTGAACGCACCAGGCCCTCGCAACCTCTGGGCGAACCGACACAACGCTGCCACGCCTTCTCCGATGTCCGACGAGCAGAATATCTGGGCCTTTTTTGGCTCGGGGCTTCTGGTCTGCCTGGATGTCGCTTCCGGGGAAATCGTCTGGCAGAAAGATATGGTCAAAGAGTACGGAGCTTATGATATCACCTTTGGGATGGGTTCGACTCCCCGCCTCTGGGGGAATCTGCTGATTGTCACCTGCATGACCAAAGGTCCGTCCTACGTCGTTGCCTTTGACAAGGAGACGGGCAAAGAAGTCTGGAAAGCCAATCGTAAGCTGCCCGCTCAGAAAGACGGTGCCGACGCTTATTCAACCCCCACCATTTTTCAAAGAGGCAACAAAACAGAACTGCTGGTATCCGGTTCTGATCACGTGAATGCCTACGATCCCAAAACAGGCAAACAGCTGTGGATTGCCGGCGGCCTTGATATTCCCAGCCCCTTCGGTCGCATCATCGCAGCACCGGTTGCCAATCAGGAAATGATCATCGCCACTTCCGGGAATCCCGGCGGGGGCGGGCTGGGTTACATCAAAGCATTCAAACAGGGTGCTTCTGGAAACATCACGAAATCCGGCCTGCTCTGGAAATTCGACACCGCGACTCCGGACGCCTCGACGCCCCTGATCATGAACGGCAAGCTGTATATGGTCAGCCAGAAAGGGGTCGCCACCTGTCTGAATCTGAAAGATGGTGAACCTGTCTGGAAGAAGCGGATGAAAGGGGAGTACTTCTCTGCCCTGGTTGGCGGGGACAACAAGGTTTATTTCCTCAGCATTGAGGGACTCTGTACCGTGGTTGATGCCAGTAACGGAAACGTCGTTGCCGAGAACCAGTTACCCGGTACGTTCTACTCAACGCCGGCCATCAGTGATGGCGTTATCTACCTGCGATCGTTCGATAAACTTTATGCGATCAAAGGGAAGTAA
- a CDS encoding DUF1501 domain-containing protein yields the protein MKQKSSQGQASRDSRREFLKLGLGSLSLPALYQLQAAGAAQAGSQTGKKERTAVILVWCRGGVSHLDTFDPKPEAPSDYRGPYSPIATKTEGLFLSELLPRCAQISDKFTVLRSITHTGGGHPAGSLQVLGGDPDRVDKRKPKLPDWMSVANFLRRDPNKVLPNYVGVNAITNYDSFQIAGPTYLGPGAGPFQIKGDPSRPNFKVPNIGLSDAQQTERLTKRISLRQQFDQLRRDLDLEGAMQAMDQFEAQATNLLTSKQAAEAFDLTKEPQHIRDRYGMHQWGQQCLMARRLVEAGVEIITTELSGPLCGRVANWDDHAVNHHVFEAIKYRAPFFDQAVTALIEDIYTRGLDKRVLVIVGGEFGRTPRISYSKSTGGGIGSGSAGTTQPGRDHWPNANSMLFAGGNIQTGQIIGATDAKGEGPIARAVGPHDFLATIYSHLGIDYANTFLPDFSGRPTPIVTNGEPIPELAGRA from the coding sequence ATGAAACAGAAATCGTCACAAGGACAGGCCAGCCGGGATTCACGGCGTGAGTTTCTGAAACTGGGGTTAGGCAGCCTTTCACTTCCAGCGCTGTACCAGTTACAGGCAGCCGGTGCAGCTCAAGCAGGATCACAGACCGGTAAAAAGGAACGGACCGCCGTTATTCTGGTCTGGTGTCGGGGCGGCGTCAGTCACCTGGATACGTTCGATCCCAAGCCTGAGGCTCCCTCTGATTACCGCGGTCCCTATTCTCCGATTGCCACCAAAACAGAAGGTCTGTTTCTGAGTGAGTTATTACCCCGGTGCGCACAAATTTCAGACAAGTTTACGGTACTGCGGTCGATTACCCATACAGGGGGCGGGCATCCCGCCGGTTCACTGCAGGTGCTGGGGGGCGACCCCGATCGCGTCGACAAACGCAAGCCCAAGCTGCCCGACTGGATGTCGGTTGCCAACTTCCTCCGGCGGGACCCGAACAAGGTGCTGCCCAACTATGTGGGCGTGAATGCGATTACCAATTATGACAGCTTCCAGATTGCGGGCCCGACCTACCTGGGGCCGGGGGCCGGACCGTTTCAGATCAAAGGCGATCCCAGTCGGCCTAACTTCAAAGTTCCCAACATCGGCCTGTCCGATGCACAACAGACCGAACGTCTGACAAAACGGATCAGTCTGCGACAGCAGTTCGATCAGTTACGTCGGGATCTCGATCTGGAAGGTGCCATGCAGGCCATGGATCAGTTCGAAGCGCAGGCGACAAACCTCTTGACGAGCAAACAGGCGGCTGAGGCTTTCGATTTAACAAAGGAGCCGCAGCACATCCGAGACCGCTATGGCATGCATCAGTGGGGACAACAGTGTCTGATGGCCCGTCGACTGGTGGAGGCCGGCGTGGAAATTATTACGACCGAACTCTCCGGACCGTTATGCGGCCGGGTTGCGAACTGGGACGATCACGCGGTCAACCACCATGTATTCGAAGCGATCAAATATCGGGCGCCCTTCTTCGATCAGGCAGTGACGGCACTGATTGAAGACATTTACACGCGGGGGCTCGACAAACGCGTACTTGTGATTGTCGGGGGTGAGTTTGGACGAACCCCCCGGATCTCCTACTCCAAAAGTACGGGAGGCGGGATTGGCAGCGGCAGTGCCGGAACGACACAGCCGGGTCGCGATCACTGGCCGAATGCGAACTCCATGCTGTTCGCCGGCGGAAATATCCAAACGGGCCAGATCATCGGCGCCACCGATGCGAAAGGGGAAGGACCCATTGCCCGCGCAGTGGGACCACACGACTTCCTGGCGACCATTTACTCGCATCTGGGCATCGACTATGCCAATACGTTTCTACCCGATTTTTCCGGGCGTCCTACGCCGATCGTCACAAACGGAGAGCCAATCCCGGAACTGGCAGGGCGAGCCTGA
- a CDS encoding DUF1559 domain-containing protein, which produces MKRVVWRRGFTLIELLVVIAIIAILIALLLPAVQQAREAARRSTCKNNLKQFGLAMHNYHDAHGMFPIANVPSVRDSCTGGCAWRSMSAHALLLPYMDQAPIYNKINWSLRYDESPNTTVQNTRIPAFLCPSDLKWPGGDPGNNYYVSAGPSTWWRAGIGDQVGVFNFSKPTRISDILDGTSNTIAAAERTVGDNNGGKFSVYTDLVRAQAFPFSQRSYVPKASLDAYGTQALTGTSNTHSHVGREWMNGVGGQTVFNTLNPPNSPNPDAHPCSGCGWYDSAGVWSARSRHTGGAHVLLADGSVRFASDNIDINLWQHLGSAIGQETIGEW; this is translated from the coding sequence ATGAAGCGCGTTGTGTGGCGTCGAGGTTTTACACTCATTGAGTTGCTCGTGGTGATTGCCATCATTGCCATCCTGATTGCCTTGCTGCTGCCTGCGGTACAGCAGGCTCGAGAAGCTGCCCGCCGATCTACCTGTAAGAACAACCTGAAGCAGTTCGGGTTAGCTATGCACAACTATCATGATGCACATGGTATGTTTCCGATCGCGAACGTGCCTTCGGTTCGTGACTCCTGTACCGGCGGTTGTGCCTGGCGGTCGATGAGTGCTCACGCACTGCTGTTGCCTTACATGGACCAGGCGCCGATCTACAATAAGATCAACTGGAGCCTTCGTTATGACGAATCTCCCAACACCACCGTGCAGAACACACGGATCCCTGCGTTCCTGTGTCCTTCGGACCTGAAGTGGCCTGGTGGCGATCCCGGAAACAACTATTACGTCAGTGCCGGTCCCTCGACCTGGTGGCGGGCCGGTATCGGGGATCAGGTTGGTGTCTTCAACTTCAGTAAACCGACCCGGATCAGTGACATCCTGGACGGTACTTCGAACACCATCGCTGCCGCTGAAAGAACCGTTGGTGACAATAATGGCGGTAAGTTCTCCGTCTACACTGACCTGGTGCGGGCACAGGCATTCCCATTCTCACAGCGGAGCTACGTGCCCAAGGCATCCCTCGATGCCTATGGGACTCAGGCACTGACCGGGACGAGCAATACCCACAGTCATGTGGGGCGTGAGTGGATGAACGGAGTGGGGGGACAGACGGTCTTCAATACTCTGAACCCACCCAACTCGCCCAACCCGGATGCCCATCCCTGTAGCGGGTGTGGCTGGTATGACTCTGCCGGAGTCTGGTCTGCCCGCAGTCGGCACACCGGTGGTGCGCATGTGCTGCTGGCCGATGGTTCGGTCCGTTTTGCCAGCGACAATATCGATATCAACCTCTGGCAGCATCTCGGTTCCGCGATCGGCCAGGAAACGATTGGCGAATGGTAA
- a CDS encoding CRTAC1 family protein yields MLVLVGCTSEKPAETELTKQSETNTVSSPIRFAEITEKAGVEFQYHNDEESDSFAILESLGGGVAVWDYDLNGLPDLFFPGGGTIFPDKQPTGLPSVFFSQVAPGTYQNRTASAGISASPHYSHGCSVADFDNDGFPDLVVTGYGGILCWHNLGDGTFEEISQEAGLIDPSWSSSAGWGDLNGDGALDLYLAHYVDWSIENNPACGAETGARDVCPPRRFTGLDDRVFYSNADGTFRDATQEAGLVPQGKGLGVVLGDVDNDRDTDVYVANDTTNNFLYLNDGEGQLKESALSRGVAVDDQAVANGSMGIDLGDYNGDGMPDLWVANYESEAFALYKNLGAGQFLYASRESGVISIGNLFVGFGTKYGDFDSDGDEDIVVANGHVVHFPRHATVRQLPLLLENDQGQFRRLSFAKDEYLGQPHYGRGVATGDLDHDGDLDLVFANCNERAAILENQTKSVGDWIQLRLIGTESNRNAIGATVVLHTSAGDLFRYVTGGGSYLSQSAYEVHAGIPEGAALKGVTVYWPSGKVSEEQGLNTKNQMYNLIE; encoded by the coding sequence TTGCTTGTTCTGGTCGGCTGTACGTCTGAAAAGCCGGCTGAGACTGAACTGACGAAGCAATCAGAGACAAACACGGTCTCGTCTCCGATTCGCTTTGCCGAGATCACAGAGAAAGCGGGCGTCGAATTTCAGTATCACAACGACGAGGAATCGGACAGTTTTGCAATCCTGGAATCCCTCGGTGGCGGAGTGGCTGTCTGGGACTACGATCTGAATGGTCTGCCGGATCTGTTCTTTCCAGGTGGCGGGACGATCTTTCCCGATAAACAACCAACAGGCTTACCTTCGGTCTTCTTCAGTCAGGTCGCACCGGGAACGTATCAGAACCGGACTGCCTCTGCCGGAATCTCTGCCAGTCCACATTATTCGCACGGCTGCTCCGTGGCTGATTTTGATAACGACGGTTTTCCGGATCTGGTCGTGACCGGTTATGGTGGGATTCTCTGCTGGCATAATCTGGGGGATGGCACTTTTGAAGAGATCTCACAGGAGGCGGGACTGATCGATCCGAGCTGGAGTTCCTCCGCAGGCTGGGGGGATCTGAATGGAGATGGTGCCCTGGATTTATATCTGGCCCATTACGTGGACTGGTCAATTGAGAATAACCCTGCCTGTGGTGCAGAAACGGGCGCACGTGATGTCTGTCCGCCACGCCGGTTTACAGGGTTGGATGATCGTGTGTTTTACAGCAATGCCGATGGAACTTTCCGAGATGCCACACAGGAAGCAGGACTGGTGCCGCAAGGCAAAGGCCTGGGAGTGGTTCTGGGGGATGTTGATAACGATCGGGATACCGACGTCTATGTGGCCAACGATACTACCAATAACTTTCTTTATCTCAATGACGGAGAGGGACAATTAAAGGAATCGGCGTTGAGTCGAGGAGTCGCCGTCGATGACCAGGCGGTCGCCAATGGCAGTATGGGCATTGACCTGGGAGACTATAACGGAGACGGCATGCCCGATCTCTGGGTGGCGAATTATGAATCCGAAGCGTTTGCGCTGTATAAGAATCTGGGAGCCGGGCAGTTTCTGTATGCCAGTCGTGAATCGGGAGTGATTTCGATTGGGAATCTGTTTGTCGGTTTTGGAACGAAATATGGTGATTTTGATTCAGACGGAGATGAAGATATCGTCGTTGCCAACGGGCATGTCGTTCATTTTCCCCGTCATGCGACCGTGCGACAGTTGCCGCTCCTGCTGGAAAATGATCAGGGGCAATTTCGCCGATTATCTTTTGCAAAAGATGAGTATCTGGGACAGCCACATTATGGTCGTGGTGTCGCCACAGGTGACCTGGATCATGATGGAGATCTGGATCTGGTCTTTGCTAATTGCAATGAACGGGCTGCCATACTTGAAAATCAGACAAAATCGGTAGGTGACTGGATTCAATTACGTCTGATCGGCACCGAATCAAATCGCAATGCGATCGGAGCGACCGTCGTCTTACATACCAGTGCCGGAGATCTGTTCCGGTATGTCACAGGCGGTGGAAGTTACCTGTCACAAAGTGCTTACGAGGTTCATGCAGGAATTCCTGAAGGCGCAGCACTGAAGGGCGTTACTGTTTACTGGCCCTCCGGAAAAGTAAGTGAAGAACAGGGGCTCAACACCAAAAATCAAATGTACAATTTGATAGAGTAG